A window of the Emys orbicularis isolate rEmyOrb1 chromosome 1, rEmyOrb1.hap1, whole genome shotgun sequence genome harbors these coding sequences:
- the AMDHD1 gene encoding probable imidazolonepropionase — translation MAGEHRLLLDNAQQLVLICTKGEKYLLQAGMQNLAVLDNASVVIGKDGCVKAVGHADAIRRQFSEASFEKIIDCSGKCILPGLVDAHTHPVWAGDRVHEFAMKLAGASYMDIHQAGGGIHFTVEHTQKASEEELFNTFRHRLLRMLRAGTTLVECKSGYGLNLETELKMLRVIEQARQLLDSNISSTYCGAHSVPKGKNATEVTDDIINNHLPKLKELNLNGEIHVNNIDVFCEKGVFDLNCTRRILQAGKEIGLQINFHGDELHPMKSAELGAELGAQAISHLEEISDEGIAAMANAKCAAVLLPTTAYMLRLKQPQARKMLKEGVIVALGSDFNPNAYCYSMPIVMHLACVNMKMSMKEALAAATINAAYALGRSHMHGSIENGKQGDLIIINSSRWEHLIYQFGGHQELIEYVIVKGKVIYKNERVMGY, via the exons ATGGCTGGCGAGCACAGGCTCTTGCTGGACAACGCCCAACAGCTGGTACTCATCTGCACCAAAGGCGAGAAGTACCTGCTGCAGGCGGGCATGCAAAACCTGGCCGTGCTGGACAACGCCAGCGTGGTGATCGGCAA AGATGGCTGTGTAAAAGCTGTAGGCCATGCAGATGCTATTCGCCGGCAATTTTCAGAAGCATCATTTGAAAAAATTATTGACTGTTCTGGGAAATGCATATTGCCAG gttTGGTAGACGCACATACCCATCCAGTGTGGGCTGGTGACAGGGTTCATGAGTTTGCAATGAAG CTGGCAGGTGCTTCCTACATGGATATTCACCAAGCTGGAGGGGGAATACATTTTACTGTGGAACACACCCAGAAAGCCTCAGAAGAGGAGCTGTTCAATACTTTCAGACACCGACTGCTGCGTATGCTCAGAGCAGGAACCACTTTGGTCGAATGCAAGAGTGGATATGGTTTAAACCTAGAAACCGAGCTTAAAATGCTCAGGGTGATTGAACAGGCTAGACAGTTACTGGATAGCAACATTTCCTCTACGTACTGTGGAGCTCATTCTGTGCCTAA AGGGAAAAATGCTACTGAAGTCACAGATGACATTATCAATAACCATCTCCCTAAACTGAAGGAGCTGAACCTAAACGGTGAAATACATGTTAATAACATAGATGTGTTTTGTGAGAAAGGTGTCTTTGATCTCAATTGTACCAGAAGAATTCTTCAGGCTGGAAAAGAGATAGGGTTACAGATTAACTTCCATGGTGATGAACTCCATCCAATGAAATCTGCAGAG CTCGGAGCTGAACTAGGAGCCCAGGCTATAAGTCACCTGGAAGAAATTAGCGATGAAGGCATCGCTGCAATGGCAAATGCAAAGTGCGCGGCTGTCCTTTTACCAACCACTGCCTACATGCTGAG ACTGAAGCAACCTCAAGCTAGGAAAATGCTAAAAGAAGGGGTTATAGTTGCTCTTGGCAGTGATTTTAACCCTAATGCATACTGTTATTCAATG CCCATCGTAATGCACTTGGCCTGTGTAAACATGAAAATGTCAATGAAAGAGGCTTTAGCAGCTGCCACCATTAATGCAGCTTATGCTCTTGGAAGATCCCATATGCATGGCTCCATAGAGAATGGCAAACAGGGAGATCTCATTATCATTAATTCATCAAG ATGGGAGCACTTGATTTACCAGTTTGGGGGACATCAAGAATTGATTGAGTATGTTATTGTTAAAGGAAAAGTTATCTACAAAAATGAAAGAGTTATGGGCTACTAA